The DNA sequence TCCTGCGCAATACACAGGCGGTCGTGGCAGCCTTGCGCAGCCTGGGGGCGCAGGTGGATGAAATCGAGATGGACTGGAACCAGGACGTCTGCGATGCCTTCACCCATTACCTGGGCTTCCTGCTCGGGCATGGCCTGGCCGAAGCGATCGAAGGACGGCGCGAGCAGGTCACCGACTACGTCAACAAGTTTGCTGACGCCGCTGTCAGGATCACGTCCAAGCAATTCCTGGGCACCACCCAAGTCATCGGCGACATGCACGCGCGGATGCAGGCCCTGTTCCAGCGCTACGACGCCGTGATCTGCCCGACCATGGCCAGCACCGACACCCCTGCTGCGGGCGTACAGGATTCGCACGACAACCTGCTCACCAATGCCCTGACTTACCCCTTCAATTTATTGAGCCGCTATCCTATCCTGGCCATGCCTTCGGGGCTGGCCAGCAATGGCGTGCCCACCGGAATACAGATTATCGGCCCCACGTTCGAAGAAACGATGGTCGTGCGCATCGGCGCGGCACTGGAAAAAATACAAGACTGGAAGTACCCGGCACTCTAATTGCTAGGACTATCCCGTTCACTCATTTGGAGACACCATGACCGCAAGCCCTGACAGCCAAGATGTACGCCTGACCCGCAGCCTGGAATATCGTGATTTACTGGCCTATGGACTGGCCTATATCGCCCCCGTCGCCCCCTTGTCCACCCTCGGTTTCGTCTGGGCTGCCTCGGGTGGCCTGATCGCCCTGGCCTACCTGCTGGGCGCCATCTGTATGTACTTTACAGCCAAGAGCTATGCGGTCATGACCGAGGTGGTACCCAGTGCCGGCTCGGTCTATGGCATTGCGCGCTATTGCCTGGGCGGCTTCCCGGGTTTTCTGGCGGGCTGGCTGGTGCTGTTGGACTACCTCCTGATTCCGTCCCTGATCTTCCTGTTGATGTCGGTGGGCATGGGTACCCTGATGCCGCAGATCGACCGCGCCACTTGGATCATCATCCTGGTCAGCATCGCCCTGCTGATCAACTGGTTCGGTGTGACCGTCACCTCACGCGTGAACATGCTCTCGGTAGCAGCCCAGTTCATCATCGTGCTGGGCTTGCTGATCCTGGGCCTGCACGCCCTGCTCAAGGGGCATGGTGGTGGACTGGACTTGCAGCCCTTCTACTCCAGCGAACTGTTCTCGCTGGGCAAGGTGTTCTCCGCCACCTCGATCTGCATCCTCTCCTACCTTGGTTTTGACGCCATTTCCACGCTGTCCGAGGAAGTCAAAAGCGACGACCGCAAGTTGATCGGGCGTGCCATCGTCAATGTGCTTCTCATCAGCGGCGTGCTGTGTGTGTTGATTACCTGGATCCTGGGTTGCCTGATGCGAGACGTGCGCGTGGATGACCCCGCAGCGGCCATCTTCAGCCTCACGGCCCAGCATTTCGGACCGATTTATGCGATCGCCCTGGCCTGGCTGCTGGCCTTGACGGTTGGCTTCACCAATGCCTTGCCGATGCAGATCGGCGTGGCCCGCGTCCTGTTTGCCATGGGTCGTGACCGCCAGCTACCGGCGATGTTTGCCACACTGCACAAGACCCATCGCACGCCCTACGTCGCCATGCTGTTTTCAACCGCACTTTCGCTGGTCATTGCACTGTTGATGCGTAATGACATCGATGGGCTGGCGTCCTTTGTCAATTTCGGCGCGTTGTCGGCATTTTTGTTCCTGCACGTCTCGGTGCTGGTGCACATGGGTTGGAAGCAGCGCAGCAAACAGATTTTCGCGCATTGGTGCGTACCCATTGCTGGCATCGCGGTGGTGCTGATGGTCTTTACCGGCATGGCGCCGATCGCCCTCAAGCTGGGGGCCGCCTGGCTGGTCGTGGGCGTGGTCTATGGCTTGTTCCTGCGCGCCCGGCACCGGGTGGAACTGGCCGTGTGAGTGGCCAGTTCCTTGATGCTTCATCCAGTCCGCTCAGCGATTGCGCAACCAGCGCACATAGCCATCGCCCAGCCGCTGCACCAGTGACACCAGCAGGATCAATAGTGCAATGACGATCACCATCACCTGGGTATCGAAGCGCTGGTAGCCATAGCGGATGGCCAGGTCGCCCAGCCCACCGGCGCCGACCGCGCCGGCCATGGCGGAGGAACTGATCAACGCCACCAGCGTGATGGTGAAGCCGCCGACGATGCCCGGCAAGGCTTCGGGCAGATAGACGTGGCGCACGATGTGCCACTTCTTGCAGCCCAGGGCCTGCGCCGCCTCGACCAGACCCGGATCGACTTCGCGCAGGCTGACCTCGACGATGCGCGCAAAGAACGGCGTGGCGCTGATGGCCAGCGGCACGATGGCCGCCCACACGCCGATGGTAGTGCCGGCCACCAGCCGGGTCAGCGGAATCAATGCCACCAGCAGCACGATGAACGGGGTGGCACGAAAGCCGTTGATGATGCTGCCCAGCACCCGATGCAAGCGCGGCCAGGCCAGGAAGCCGCCCGGCGCCGTCACGATCAACAGGATCGCCAGCGGCACGCCGGCCACCAGCGCCAGCGCACCGGAGACGCCGACCATCTGCAAGGTGTCGAGCAAGGCATTGCCATAGCGCTCAATGGGAATGGACAGACTAAACGACATAACCCAACTCCTTGATGTGATGTGCAATGGCTTGCGGACCCTGGGTCAGCGCTTGCCAGTCGGGCGTCTCGCTGACACCGGCCAGGGCCACGTAGAGCTGGCCCTGGGTATGTCCCTGGATACGTTCCACGTTGGCCTGCAGCAAGCGCGTCTTGCCACCCAGCGCCTGGGCGATGCGCAGCAGGTCAGGCTCCAGGCCATCGCCGCCGCGGTATTGCAACTGCAATATGCGCTCATATTCGCGCTCATGCTCCGTGGCCGGTGGCTGCGCTTGCAGCGCCTGCTGCAATTCAGGTGGCAAGCCCTGCTGCAACGGCGCCAGCAACGCCTGGGTGGCGGCGTGTCTGGGATGGCCGAAGACTTCCCACACCTGCCCCAGTTCGGCAATGCGCCCCTGCTCCAGCACCAGCACTTGATCGGCGATCTCGCGGATGACGCTCATCTCATGGGTGATCAAGATGATGGTGATGCCGAGCTTGCGGTTGATCTCGCGCAGCAATTGCAGGATGGCGTGGGTGGTTTCCGGGTCCAGGGCCGAGGTCGCTTCGTCGCACAGCAGGATCTCGGGACCGCTGGCCAGGGCGCGGGCAATGCCCACCCGTTGCTTCTGACCACCGGAAAGGCGCCGCGGGTAGGTATCGGCCTTGTCGGCCAGGCCGACCAGGGCCAGCAGTTCGCGCACCCGGCTCTCCACCTGGAGACGCGGCACGCCCGCCACGCGCAAGGGCAAGGCCACGTTGTCGAACACGGTCTTGGCCGAGAGCAGGTTGAAGTGCTGGAAGATCATGCCGATACGACGCCGCAGATCGACCAGTTGCGCTTCATCGAGCGTGGCCAGGTCTACCCCATCGACCTCGACCCGGCCGCTGGTGGGCGTCTCCAGCCGGTTGATGG is a window from the Herbaspirillum rubrisubalbicans genome containing:
- a CDS encoding APC family permease, which gives rise to MTASPDSQDVRLTRSLEYRDLLAYGLAYIAPVAPLSTLGFVWAASGGLIALAYLLGAICMYFTAKSYAVMTEVVPSAGSVYGIARYCLGGFPGFLAGWLVLLDYLLIPSLIFLLMSVGMGTLMPQIDRATWIIILVSIALLINWFGVTVTSRVNMLSVAAQFIIVLGLLILGLHALLKGHGGGLDLQPFYSSELFSLGKVFSATSICILSYLGFDAISTLSEEVKSDDRKLIGRAIVNVLLISGVLCVLITWILGCLMRDVRVDDPAAAIFSLTAQHFGPIYAIALAWLLALTVGFTNALPMQIGVARVLFAMGRDRQLPAMFATLHKTHRTPYVAMLFSTALSLVIALLMRNDIDGLASFVNFGALSAFLFLHVSVLVHMGWKQRSKQIFAHWCVPIAGIAVVLMVFTGMAPIALKLGAAWLVVGVVYGLFLRARHRVELAV
- a CDS encoding methionine ABC transporter permease, with the translated sequence MSFSLSIPIERYGNALLDTLQMVGVSGALALVAGVPLAILLIVTAPGGFLAWPRLHRVLGSIINGFRATPFIVLLVALIPLTRLVAGTTIGVWAAIVPLAISATPFFARIVEVSLREVDPGLVEAAQALGCKKWHIVRHVYLPEALPGIVGGFTITLVALISSSAMAGAVGAGGLGDLAIRYGYQRFDTQVMVIVIALLILLVSLVQRLGDGYVRWLRNR
- a CDS encoding methionine ABC transporter ATP-binding protein, translating into MELTITARQSLTAPSRFELQREPVPTSTLAGSKSGAARKGSVALRGVGKTYTSSAGPVQALQEIDLEIAPGSIFGIIGRSGAGKSSLLRTINRLETPTSGRVEVDGVDLATLDEAQLVDLRRRIGMIFQHFNLLSAKTVFDNVALPLRVAGVPRLQVESRVRELLALVGLADKADTYPRRLSGGQKQRVGIARALASGPEILLCDEATSALDPETTHAILQLLREINRKLGITIILITHEMSVIREIADQVLVLEQGRIAELGQVWEVFGHPRHAATQALLAPLQQGLPPELQQALQAQPPATEHEREYERILQLQYRGGDGLEPDLLRIAQALGGKTRLLQANVERIQGHTQGQLYVALAGVSETPDWQALTQGPQAIAHHIKELGYVV